CTAACACCTCGCCCGGATTTGGATTTGACAACACCATGAACTTTATTGACAGTTTGACACTATTATTTCTGACGCTGTCGGCTGTCAAGGTGAGTACACTGTGGGTCAAAAaatgggaaaaagaaaaaaggaaacgcGTCACTTGGCCCCACAGGGTCATTGTTGACCCTTTAACAAATTGCCAACATATGAAGCTTTGCTTCTGAATCATTTAGGGACTTTTAATATATTATCATTTATGTTTAGGGATATAATTTTTATTAAgttaaacaaaaatatacaataAATGTAAAAGTAGCAACCTATGCTGCTCTCTCATTTCATTTTTGACATAgtgatatttattttcatttgtcacATGTCCCTTTTTCCCACCTAATATAATTCAGGAGTTGTCAATTAAATCGTTtttctatgtatgtatgtattattacaatgtaaaataaatattttatatgaaGCCTCGTTTAATAGTCACTGAAATttgagatatatatttttttaaatgaaataatttcttaaagttttaacatttttgaaaattacttcgggtagaaaaaaaaagtctgaactCAATGAACTTTGTCAGCTGTACTGGCTGGTCATAGGTCAGAAGTGTGAGACATTCAATCAAAGAcagaaaatggggaaaaaaaattctatacGATAAGAACActtcttttaaaataaaaatgaccatgTGATATAATTAAGGCCCTTTAACCACATCCGCACCCCAAAATTGAAAAGGGGCATCCTGCCCTTGCCTAGCTTGACACTCTTCCCAATGTTTTGAGTGAGTGGGTTGGTGGGTGGTTATTTAAGGGGGGGGCTCTCCCAGCCAGACCCCTACTCTCTCCCTGTCTCACACCACCCGGAAGGGGCGGGCTCTACATCCCCTCAAcaggaatgattttttttttttttcattaagtcCAATTGGGGTTGAATGGTGCCGTCTCACGCAACATGAGCCGAGGTATTGCAAACTCATGGAAACTTGCCAGTAATCCTTTTGTGTGGTGCCACTGCACAGACACACGcgcatgcacatgcacacacatgcagcaaAGCAGTGAAAGGGGGTGATGGTGAGGTGGCTGGTTGACATTCTTACCAGCTTTTAATGGGAACAAATGCAGCCAGAAGTCCATAAAGGTTACGAAATCAACGCAACTGTCGCGCACACGGGGTTGTAAAACATTTGCCACGTTCAGTGCCAAGATGAGGTCACATTGCCCTTATGTGCTGTGTCAATCATTACTGTCCAAAGATTAGATTTACTACTGTAATACatcaatttcaatttttttttttttttttttgctctttaagGGGTTCAACCACCAAATGTGAATAGATGTTATGCAATAGGGCCTTGCACAACTCACTTTTgctaccatttattttatttttattttttttgcagagtgCCCAATTACCGAGGGAAACGCAAAGAGGTCCACATGACGGTAGGTGTCCTATAGGACAGGCTGGGAAATGTCAATGCGTGTTTTGGGGGAATGTGTGAGACTGTGAATGAGAGAGAGCAAGACTGAGAGTTTGTGAAAGTGTGTGATAGTGCACGCGAGTGATTGTGCCAGTGTATCAAGTGAGcgaatgtgagtgtgtgcgtgtgtgagagtgtgagtgtgtgcgtgtgtgagagttCATGTGTTTGTATGAGaggatgtgtatgtgtgtgtgtgtgcgtgcgtgcgtgcgtgtgtgtgtgtgtgagagagaggccTAGATGTGATGTCTCACCTTGACACAGTACAGGCACACTCTCGCCCCCCGGTGGCCAACATTTGACTTGACATTTGaacggttttttttttcccccacatttTTTTCATGTCTGAGGTTAGGCGGAGGGAAATCTTACAGTCACCAGACTCACTTTTATAGAAAGGAATGTAATGTCATCCTCCCCCCAACCCCCGCCCCCCTTTCACAATCCCAGCATTGCTCAATCCGATTTTGGAAGAGTCAGTTGGGGGGGGGCTTCTAGTTATTCGTCAGGCATCGGCGTCGTGTTTGTATTGGCGGTCTCGAAGCTTGTTTTCCGCTCACTTGTTCTCAAATTGATAGCTTGGATGCTGCAAGTCCAAAATGTGTGTCTCGGGACGAGCTGAGCGTTCGGTCTGCCGTTGATAGATTTACATATGGGCAAAAGTGTTGATGTGAACCTCTTACTCAAGTCATTCATTAATTGGTGTGACTGCAATGGCCACTGATTACACCCGTAAGCtgcctatctttttttttttgtctacttgGATGAGTTTCCGCACTTCAGACGAGCAGAGCCAGTAGGCCGTCTTTCAGGTTGAACATGAAATTCTGAATCATTCCCACAACACGCAGTCCAAAATCCCCATCCAGCCTTCCCACAAGAGTGGAAGCTGTTATAACCATCCGGGAAGTCCACAGTTTTGCTTTCCGAAAGTTTAACAGCTACCTGTCTCAATAATTTTGTCTGTATGTAAATACTGAGACGCGGCAACCTGGTAATAACCAGTCGTGTGCCAGGTGATTATCCAAAACGCATCGGGCAATTATGTAATAATTATTCTTCATTTTTATGGCGGTCATTGTAACTGCGATTTGGCGTTTATTAAAACGAGACGTTCAACAGCCCTGATAAAAGCTTGATAGCGTTTGTTATTGATGCTTTTGTTTGAAGTCACTCGGTGTTTCCTAACTTCTATTAAGCTAAGGTACAAAGTTTTTGTACACAAAATCTCAGCACACCACTAAACCAAAATGTCTCAAAACAGTCTGTCCACTATATTTATATACTGAAAACATAAGAATTGATCGTAATTATATCGCATGAACGGCAACAGGTGTACATAGCTAGGTTTTTAAAAGTACTGAATTTGCCAATTTCCCTTCCACAGTGATCCCCTTAATGGAGGTGTACAACAAGAGCTTGTGTAAGCCTCGGGAGCTGCTGGTGGAGATCCTGCAGGAGTACCCCGAGGAGGTGGAGCACATCTTCATCCCATCGTGCGTGGTGTTGACGCGCTGCGCCGGCTGCTGCAATGACGAGACGCTGCAGTGCATGCCCACGTCCAGCTATAACGTGACCATGGAGGTTGGAAAACTCACTCACTGGTTATCCTTTGgggagccattttgtttttgggaGTGGGAGAGGGAGCGGACTCTGGTAGTTTTGTAGATCACTGTACTTGAATCATCATTTTAGTCTTGGCACGACGAGCCGCTTTGCGTGTGGTTTTTCAACAAGGCAATTATCGTCTCGACAATTTGTTGACAACAGTCCATAAAGTATCTCCAGCGTGTTTCTGGATCTGTTTTGGATCCTTTTGGATTAAACAACAAATGACCATAAGTAGCTTTTGCAACTTTTCTCCGCTGACTAACTAACCCTTGTGTATTTTTCTTCACAGATCAAAAGAATAAAAACCCAAAGACAACAAAATGATATCTTCATGAGTTTTACGGAACACAGCGCGTGCGAGTGTAGGTAAGAAACAatccagacacacacaaaaaatgtgaatgtctttgggggggggaaacatCCAAAAGAAATGTCAAATCCTCTTTCGCCTGCTTCAGACAATTTTGACAGGTCTGCTAGATTTCTATCTTCTTATCGTCTGTTTCCTCCTCTTGGCTGGCGATAAAAAAGCTGGCTGCAGGTTGAAGCATATCCCGGTAGACATGTGCGCCGGCTTATCGTCATTCCATTGCACGCAGACGCATTAGTGCAGCTGCTGGCCAAATTCTCAGCGTTTCCTTCTGCTTCTTCACGTTTGGTGTTAAGTATGGTTTTGCCGTCTCGTTATCTTCCAAGGCGAAGAAACAATTCAGTCAGAAGTCTCCTTTCcaaccattgaagtcttttccaGAGTTTTCAAGCAGCTATGAGATATGTTTTCACCTCCTCCAGAGAGGCTTGTCCTCTGAGTCGGTCAAATTATCCGATTTCCCTCCAATGCTTTGAAACTTATGTACTACAAATGATGGATCTCTCTATCTGTGCTAGCGATGTATCGTGAAATAATTCAAAGcttttccactagatggcaaaaAGAACATAATTAAGCTGTGCTAGGTTTTTGCggcatttttgtttggtggggTGACAtgagattattttttatttaaaatcgaTGTGCCTTAGTTCAGTAAAGGTAGCAAAACAGCGCTCTCCGCTACAattacaaaagtattgggacaggtTGCCATTAAACACACCATTGCTATTTATTTCTACTTTTACCCTTGAGCGTGGCCACCATACTTGTCGCCTGGCAATAAGGAAGTTAGCCAAACACGTAGACCTCGTAGTTGGCTTGACCAACAACTTGAACAACATTCATGAAAACCTGGTGATGAAATGCAATTTCTGCCCccgaaaaaaagtttcaaaatgtCTGCGCAGTGTGTGACCCCGCAGAATGAAACGGCACCTTTCCTCATACTTTTGCCCAGCGAGAAATTGCACCACAAAGCATTATCAGCAAGAGGCGCTCAGAACTACTATTGTGTGCGTACGCATCCGTGAAACAACACTCAAGCCCCCCCGGTGCACTGTCACTTGTGAAGTCGGGGTCATTTAAAAGTGAAAGCGAGTTGGGCAAAGTTTAGGGAGGTTGACCATGCGCAGATGTATCTAATAAGACATTTTGTTGTGTGCCTGCTTTCAGGTTAAAGAAAGAAGTGAAAGAGCTGCGAGAAAAGTGAGTACTACAGAGCATCTTGTGAAGCTTAATGCTTGAGTTGAACAATAGCCAACAGAGATCCGATCTCGTTGCGGCAAACAAAAGTCGGCCTCTCTCTCTTtcgggggcagccattttgactCGTTGTCCCTCCAGCCTACAAAGTGGAACACGAGCCGTACAGTAATTTTGTCAATGCTGGTTGACTTCCAGGCTTGTCAAACCTTAAAAAAACTGTACAGTAAGCGAATTTTAAACTGAAATATAACTTTAACTGTAATTATTAATAATTGTATTTTCAAATGGATGGGAGAAGCTCTAAATGTTCTGAACTCCTGTTTTAAATGCCATTGGGGTATTGAGCAGAATTATTGCGGTTCTCTCTCAGCAGCACCTCTGAAGGTGCTACAAGGTACTGCATTCCCTTTCGCCTCAAAAGCTTCAAGACACGATTAATCGATTCTCGGTGCGTTATCCATCTTGTTGTTACCATTAACAAAAGCCTACATTGATGAGCCGTGCAGGTGGCTTACGTCACCTCCGGTAAATAAGTGACTCTTAACGAGTTTGTTGCCCTCACCACGCCTGACCTTGATGCCTTTGCTCCGCCTGGCCCTATCTCCTATTTACATTCTTGCCCTCCTTTACATCCATTTAACTCCCGCTACTCAGATGTCTACTCGCTATGATATAGATAGCGGCGTCTTTTTGAAGAGCCGCCTCGCTTTATGACGTTTGCTCAAGTCGCTCCGCTGGCACCAGAAGCCGCTAAAACCCGTTAAAACGACTCCCTGAGCGCTTGTTAAAAATCGGTGGCGGTTGCATTTGTTTGCGCTTTAGACAAGGCCAGTTATCGTATAGTGCCGAGGGGCCTCCTCTTTAACCTCCTCTTGATTGTTTACGAGTTGTCCCGCGGTGGCCTGCGGTCGACAAAGACGACGCACTGGCGGTCATTCAActtttcgttttgttttttagtAGTGTGACTCAAGTCATCAATGTGAGAGGTCGGGAGGAGCGGCTAAGCACTGGGTGCCAAAATATACCGGATTTCGTAATTAGTCAAAACAAGACCATCGGCTTTGTCATAACAAATTTTTCTGCCAAGGAAGAAAAACGTTCATGTAAACACACGGCAAAGGACAGATTTAGGAGCAGAATGATAAATCTATCGCGGTATGTTGTACAATTTAATCTTTTAGACTTTAAAGGCAGCCTTCCAAGAAATGTATTGACGGATATTTATCATCTTGGAATGATGGTAGCGAGTTGTAAGCTAAATATTTTCTATTATCATTACATTATTCTAACAAATGTGTTAGTTcagtttaacagtcacatttggtgcagcaaaaatcaaggattgtgttgttgctggaCTCTGTGTACAAATAGCTGTGGTCTGATATGCAAATGATGCTAGTTTGttgcatttttgtcttttctcctGATTGTGGGCTATTCCCAGAGGCAAAAATCTTGCATGTTAAAATCAAATTCCTCAGAAGTTTCATTAAAGGGTCTTTACATGCTTGGGAGTAAAATGCCCAGTCAGCAAAAGGCGCACATGTAAAGCCCCAGGTGCATCCTTTGTAAGCCTCTAATCCTTTATGAGCTTGTTCCCATTGTGTTGCGCTTTGAATCAATAACAATGTTAAGACTTGAGTTGACTGATGTGGTCCGGacgaaaattattatttttcattaaTGTGGGgagttttatgtatttatttactgttttataaaacaaaacagTAAATGGCTCGCACGCTCATCTTTGCACGGAACATTTTAGGTCCACGACGTTCTATTATTGATGTGGGAAACAGCCGACGGGAGCTTGCATTCTTTGCGCGCGTTTCAAAGTCTTGACCAGTGACATCGTTTATTCGAATTCCCACAAAACAAAATAGCTTTACTGGGATAAATAACGCCTGTACTTTTTCAGTGCTTTTCAAACATTCAGTTCAACCGTAACCTATAAATAAATATCGCCGCTttgacgatttttttttttttttttttttaaagtaaagcgGCGCTCCACTCTCTCAGACTCTCTTTCTCTGCGTTGTTGTGCTCTCTCTTGCAGACAATCCCGGCGAGGCCCAGCTAAATGCCAAAAACGAAAACGAAAGAAAAACCGAGACATAACAATTGGCGATTCGTATGTCAGCTCCGCCTTCTCCGCCTACCTGCACCTGAGTGTCGTGCTTCTCGTAATTAAGATGGCTTGGGAAGAGCTCCTTTGCTCTTTTTAATGTACTACAGTCCCACCCCGTCCATTAGCATGTCGCTAACGCGCCCGTCACGCTAGCACCCCGTCATCTCACGCCTCTCCGTGTTTTGCTAACATTGTCAGACGCTGCTAACCGCTAACTTAATCCATCTCACCCATCAAGACTAATCAATCGTCGTAAAGGCTCAAACGTACGCCGCGCCCAACTGCTACAATCatgaaagaaaagtaaaagGTACATTTTCCTCGGAAGGTCTCAACTTCAGATGGGCGATAACGGACGAGCAGGAATAAACgcatagaccaggggtgggcaaacttttttacttgcgggccgaattgcgttctaaattttgaccggggggccgaaccaggagcagatggatgtagtgtttgtgtgaagtaatataaacgacctgtaaaggtcattgcataaaaggttttggcctttagtaggtagtaaagcatggatattcccaaaaagttttttgaaaacaaatgcatttattaacagcattaaaaaaaaaaaaaactgaaaaactgctatcagtgattctcataaaatacgacactgttattatgaataacagtctccatcacttcagtgcctgcaggtcagattaatgaaagatgtttatcttatgagatcacatcaaacggcaaacattctgaccaaatatatcatctcgaaaaatcggtgaaagcatacatccaaataaagtaatcaaaacggcaacacggtgaggggtatctgaaaatctggtaacagaggtgaggaaacgggaaacacttccttaaagtaagccttaagaactttacaggttaagattcgtcacaaacaggtggtgcatcaatgtccttgagcatcctgcattgtttgaaaatgagaatggtcgctagtttcaatccctgctatttgtacagatcatattcaaaatgcattttttttacaacaaacttgaaagcctccccttcattttcagtgggaacagtgttgttggtctccctttttttgatagtgtgtcatagtctggagtaaaatttgttgtggcaattcttaggagagatccgaggtgttggtccgtttacctagatctgtgacgggttgatgttgatgttcatgtggccgaacgtcacgtcgcgtacgtcgagccaaattggccactctttttaaacactcggcactcagtgtccaccttgcttttccatgggcgactcattttaatggaaggattccaggggaaggtttgtgggtggctttagcgtaaaactgtatccgaaagctcggcgcgcaaattacaagaatgctgtcgtcacagcccacgctctaaattcggcactgatacaaatagagcgcgagt
This genomic stretch from Syngnathus scovelli strain Florida chromosome 20, RoL_Ssco_1.2, whole genome shotgun sequence harbors:
- the vegfab gene encoding vascular endothelial growth factor Ab isoform X1, yielding MNFIDSLTLLFLTLSAVKSAQLPRETQRGPHDVIPLMEVYNKSLCKPRELLVEILQEYPEEVEHIFIPSCVVLTRCAGCCNDETLQCMPTSSYNVTMEIKRIKTQRQQNDIFMSFTEHSACECRLKKEVKELREKQSRRGPAKCQKRKRKKNRDITIGDSICKPCSERRKHLFVQDPQTCRCSCKHTDEFCKERQLELNERTCRCDKPRR
- the vegfab gene encoding vascular endothelial growth factor Ab isoform X2 is translated as MNFIDSLTLLFLTLSAVKSAQLPRETQRGPHDVIPLMEVYNKSLCKPRELLVEILQEYPEEVEHIFIPSCVVLTRCAGCCNDETLQCMPTSSYNVTMEIKRIKTQRQQNDIFMSFTEHSACECRLKKEVKELRENICKPCSERRKHLFVQDPQTCRCSCKHTDEFCKERQLELNERTCRCDKPRR